A single window of Leptospira semungkisensis DNA harbors:
- a CDS encoding N-acetylmuramoyl-L-alanine amidase family protein yields the protein MEKNQILLWGLGIFLFWNVSLSAETRIPTISKNGYVPFEEIRKRIPGLQPKFEPATLVGSISHTTGEIRFRIGSSFYAINGSLEKTNLPVIYRDKDFLLPPDIVEAVFVRLLPGDVSYEFKEGELIFDLLPKAERLRLSAIIVDAGHGGKDPGTSSPKGIQEKMVSLQVAKFVKKFLNKVYPEVRVVLTRGGDSFIELERRSEIANSELQKGGSVLFISLHCNASISDDVNGYEVYYLSQTPSTEAAREISLFENKISGKKGGPQYRKIQAGMMSSLIQRRSRLLARSIESEMKKNLGPKILSRGVKKADFSVLRGSLMPAILVEMGYLTHPKESDLLADKTQQVKLAKSILEGVRAYELAKD from the coding sequence TTGGAAAAAAATCAAATCCTTCTTTGGGGGTTAGGAATATTCCTTTTTTGGAATGTTTCTCTCTCCGCTGAGACGAGAATACCTACTATAAGTAAGAACGGATATGTGCCTTTCGAAGAGATCCGAAAGCGCATTCCGGGACTACAGCCTAAATTTGAACCGGCAACTCTAGTCGGTTCCATCTCTCATACCACCGGAGAGATCCGTTTCAGGATCGGTTCTTCTTTTTACGCAATCAACGGTAGTTTAGAAAAAACGAATCTACCTGTTATTTATAGAGACAAAGATTTTCTACTTCCTCCGGATATTGTAGAAGCTGTCTTCGTGAGACTATTACCCGGAGACGTGAGTTACGAGTTCAAGGAAGGAGAACTGATCTTCGATCTTCTTCCCAAAGCGGAGAGGCTTAGGCTTTCTGCGATCATTGTGGATGCAGGCCACGGAGGAAAGGATCCGGGAACTTCTTCTCCTAAAGGGATCCAAGAGAAGATGGTTTCTTTGCAAGTCGCCAAGTTCGTAAAGAAATTCCTGAACAAGGTCTATCCAGAGGTTCGAGTGGTCCTGACAAGAGGAGGAGATTCGTTCATAGAGCTGGAAAGAAGATCGGAGATCGCAAACTCGGAACTCCAAAAGGGCGGTTCTGTTCTATTCATTAGTTTACATTGCAATGCTTCCATCTCGGACGACGTGAACGGCTACGAGGTCTATTATCTTTCCCAAACTCCTTCAACAGAGGCAGCGAGGGAGATTTCCTTATTTGAAAATAAGATCTCCGGCAAAAAGGGTGGGCCTCAATATAGAAAGATCCAGGCGGGAATGATGTCTTCTCTTATCCAAAGAAGGAGCCGCTTGCTTGCTCGCAGCATTGAATCCGAGATGAAAAAAAACCTTGGTCCCAAGATATTGTCGAGAGGAGTGAAGAAGGCCGACTTTTCCGTACTCAGGGGGAGTTTGATGCCTGCCATTCTGGTGGAAATGGGGTATCTTACCCATCCAAAAGAATCGGATCTCTTGGCTGACAAGACCCAACAGGTGAAATTGGCAAAGAGTATCTTAGAAGGTGTGAGAGCGTATGAACTTGCAAAAGATTAA
- a CDS encoding enoyl-CoA hydratase/isomerase family protein, with protein sequence MALVDSETVELSSESRIEILYLNNPETKNSMTVPMGQEFKAHIERLKKNPPRAVVITGKNQIFSAGGNFELLKSFAEKSFETNKKEMFEFYNLFLTVRDLNVPVICAANGHAIGAGLSITFACDLRVFANDGKYQFNFVKLGIHPGMGSSYLTKELFGQSLANRLLFLAESLSGEECLSLGICYDSVPKDEVLQRAIEIAISISESAPMALSELKKNSYDRESLNAALRKEAESQALNFLSQDFKETIKSIQEKRKPVFKGF encoded by the coding sequence ATGGCATTAGTCGATTCTGAAACAGTCGAACTCTCCTCCGAATCTAGAATAGAAATCCTTTATCTAAATAACCCGGAAACTAAGAACTCCATGACCGTTCCGATGGGTCAGGAGTTTAAGGCACATATCGAGAGGCTGAAAAAGAATCCTCCTCGTGCAGTAGTCATAACCGGTAAGAACCAAATTTTCTCTGCTGGCGGTAATTTCGAATTACTCAAGTCTTTTGCAGAGAAGTCCTTCGAAACGAATAAGAAGGAAATGTTCGAATTCTATAATCTTTTTCTTACTGTTAGGGACTTGAATGTTCCAGTGATCTGTGCCGCTAACGGTCATGCGATCGGAGCCGGCCTTTCTATTACTTTCGCATGTGATCTCAGAGTCTTTGCAAACGACGGCAAGTACCAGTTCAATTTTGTGAAACTGGGTATTCACCCTGGAATGGGTTCGAGTTACCTTACTAAAGAACTTTTCGGACAAAGCCTCGCGAACCGTCTTCTATTCTTGGCAGAATCCTTAAGCGGAGAAGAATGCCTTTCATTAGGAATTTGTTATGATTCCGTTCCGAAGGACGAAGTATTGCAAAGAGCGATCGAAATTGCGATCTCGATTTCTGAAAGTGCGCCGATGGCTCTCAGTGAACTAAAAAAGAATTCGTATGATAGAGAAAGCCTGAACGCTGCCCTTCGCAAAGAAGCAGAATCCCAAGCATTGAATTTTCTTTCTCAGGATTTTAAAGAAACAATCAAATCCATCCAAGAGAAGAGAAAGCCGGTCTTTAAAGGGTTCTGA
- a CDS encoding LIC_10740 family protein gives MNLQKIKKIWAAILARWEAFYAWIFSLATRPSDSPESKKALFLTYSWIIVLLFLTGFILAGKNPLKLLVPFTLYDLPNFDPRKEAVVFESDGEGQVYPVKRRVLLTGEDFRHDALTLIGETGESNYFDPSVPNASAQFRNLKKLPNLQDSVISIWKRGDLLILDLRKSTLENLLSEMKFRIDYTYASQLSEDQKTAEISRKKLLLLSSAFLAVEKTLFENFPEITRIEYRLGGEVSDLNGLTYSLSTSHSK, from the coding sequence ATGAACTTGCAAAAGATTAAGAAAATTTGGGCTGCGATCCTAGCTCGTTGGGAAGCGTTTTATGCCTGGATCTTCAGCCTAGCGACTCGACCTTCCGATTCTCCTGAATCCAAGAAGGCATTGTTCCTAACGTACTCTTGGATCATCGTCTTATTATTTCTGACCGGCTTTATTCTCGCTGGAAAAAATCCTCTGAAACTTTTAGTGCCTTTCACTCTGTACGATCTTCCTAATTTCGATCCTAGAAAAGAAGCAGTGGTATTCGAGTCTGATGGAGAAGGACAAGTCTATCCAGTTAAAAGAAGAGTTCTATTAACTGGAGAAGATTTCAGACACGATGCTCTTACTTTGATCGGAGAAACGGGAGAGTCCAATTATTTCGATCCGAGTGTTCCGAATGCATCCGCTCAATTTAGGAATTTGAAAAAACTTCCGAACCTGCAGGACTCCGTAATCTCTATTTGGAAAAGAGGAGATCTTTTGATCCTGGATCTTCGTAAATCCACTCTTGAAAATCTACTGAGTGAGATGAAATTCCGAATAGACTATACCTACGCGAGCCAGTTGTCGGAAGACCAGAAGACTGCAGAAATCAGCAGAAAGAAACTTCTACTTTTGTCCTCTGCTTTTTTAGCGGTGGAGAAAACTCTATTCGAGAATTTCCCAGAGATCACGCGCATAGAATATAGATTAGGTGGAGAAGTTTCGGATCTGAACGGACTTACGTATTCTCTTTCTACTTCGCATTCTAAGTAG